Genomic window (Leucoraja erinacea ecotype New England chromosome 22, Leri_hhj_1, whole genome shotgun sequence):
gaacgctggtcaccgcgggaggtcgagtgttttgttgatgaagttggcattgtattaatttgatgatcgtttgtttgtaaaccagtcaacataggcagtctttggtTGTGctcatttgtattttttttttttttttgcgtaaaAGTAttagtataatttaaaaaaaaaggctatGTAACAGCTCCATTAGCGACATGATTCTTTCATAGGCAGCCTCTCGGGATTGATGATGACCTGCTGTctgctccaatttcctgtgtTCAGAGGTGGCTGAATAGGCCTTTATAGGCCTCCTCTACATCAGCCTGTGGACGCAACGCACCTACCCATCGCTCCACCTCCCTGCCGCTGTGGTGCCTCTCGCAGCCCACCCTGAGCTCCACTGAGAGAGCGGAGCTAACGGAATGAAAGCAAAGAATAATCAAGCCACGCGTTGCATGTTTTTCAGTAGCCTGGGACCAAATCCGTTGCAAGCAATACCTTCAGTGAAACGCAAGGAAGCGGGCCCCGCTTCTTCATCAGAGACTAAAGACAAGAAGAAAAAATCTGCATTGGATGAAATAATGGAGGTAGAGTGTTGCAGTCTGCTCATTTCTATACTGCTCCTGTTTTGTTTTTGCAGtcattagactttacagatacagcgtggacacaggcccttcagcccactgagtccacgttgacccatgattacctgtacactagctctatcctacccacgagggacagtttacagaaggcaattaatctacaaacccacatgtctttggagtgtgggaggaaaccggagcacttggaggaaacccatacggtcacaaggagaatgtacaaactccgtaaagacagcacctgcagtcgggatcgaacccgggtgtctgccgCTGGAAGGCAGCGAATCACCCGTTGCGCGACCTTGCCGCCCCTCATGAGGGGTAAATTTCTGGCTTTATTGCAGATACAAGAGTGCACAaattggggtttggagggagagatagatcagccacaattgaatggcggagtagacttgatgggtcgaatggcccaatttgctcctatcacttatgacctttggaCAAATGTAAGCCATTGCTAATGCAGCAACTGGCTATTTTGAATTTTTGAATGCAGCTGGGAATTATGGGGCAGGAAGGAGTTGGTAAGTTCAGATGGACGCGTGGATTCTGTGGGCCAAGCACCAGGACCACTACTTCATTATATTTATTAACTTTTAGCATATGTGTGTTCAGGGGGACatgcctgggatcattctggcAGGTAAGTTGATGAATGTGAGGGGATAATAAAGATATCTGTaaatgatgggggggggaaacgacgcagtggcgcagaggtagagttactgcctcacatcgccagagacccgagttcgatcctgactgtggatgctgtctgtacggcgtttgtaccttctccccgtgccctgcgagggcttttcaccgggagctccgtttaactcccacactccaaagacgtacaggtttgtaggttaattggctccggtaaacaGGATCGTGCCGGTGTACAGGGTgaccactggtcagcacagactcggtgggccgaagggcctgtttccatgcaatatctgTAAAAGTAAAGGTGGTAGGATTAATTTACCACTAGAATGCTtctggtgtgtaggtgagtggcagGGAAGTTGATGAGTTTGTCGGGATAATAAAGATGAATGTAAATAGGTGGTTGAAGGTCCGTGTGGTTGCGTGtcagagtttaatttattgtcacgtgtgtcgaggttcagtgaaaagcttttgttgcgtgctaaccagtcagtggaacgtCAATGCATGGTTACAATTGAGTCTTCCGCAGTGTGTAGATATGATGTAGGCAataatgtttagaaacatagaaaatacgtgcaggagtaggccattcggcccttcgagcctgcaccgccattcaatatgatcatggctgatcatccaactcagtatccagtacctgccttctcaccataccccctgatccctttagccacaagagccacatctaactccctcttaattatagccaatgaactggcctcaactgccttctgtggcagagaattccagagattcaccactctctgtgtgaaaaatgtttttctcatctcggtcctaaaagacttcccccttatccttaaactgtgaccccttgttctggacctagTTCTGGTTTAGTGCAAGtcaaaaccagtaaagtccatcaaagatagtccatgggtctccaatgaggtagatagtagttcaggacttggTGTGCCAAGTTTCCTTGCTGTGTGTCTGATTCTACTAAAGGATTTTTAGAAAGTagagtttatttttaatttacagtACTCGCTATTGAATTGTGACATCACTGTTTGGTGAAATCGCTTTGAGTTTGAAATCTTAATTTTGAATATCTGTGTTTTAGTTTGAAGAGCAGAAAAAGAGAAGTCTTCGGAGAGACCACTGGCTTCACACCGTAAGTACAGAAATTTACTGCCGGGTTCATGTTGAACTGGTCAACTAATAGCAGAGAATTGGTCTTGCTGCGATTGTGTGCAACATTCttcctaagttcataagttccaggagcagaattaggccattcagcccatcaagtctactctgccattcaatcatggctgatctatctttccctctcaaccccattctcctgccttctcccaataaccaccGCCACCCCGACTAATCAAAAATTTGTCAATccacaccttaaaaatatcaattgatttgCCCTCCTGTGACAATGAATTGGCTGAGCAGTTGTCTATAAAAAAAGGTCGGCTGTCTTATTTCACACAATTATTCCTGAGCCAAGTCCAGTGAATTTCATGGAGATAAAACAATCCTATGGAATTCCAAATGACTGAAAATCCAGCAATGGAATGTAAATGGCAATATTGGTaatgctcaacgggtcaggcagcatctgtggagagagggagttAACGTTAGGCATGGAGAACGAGGGGATGGGGTTGTAGTAAGCCATACAGGTGGATCTGATGCTGGAGactgtggaaggtagacaaaaatgctggacaaactaagcgggtgaggcagcatctatggagcgaaggaataggtgacacctatccatgttctccacagatgctgcctgacccgctgagttactccagcactctgtgaaacgtcacctatccatgttctccacagatgctgcctgacccgctgagttactccagcactctgtgaaacgtcacctatccatgttctccacagatgctgcctgacccgctgagttactccagcactctgtgaaacgtcacctatccatgttctccagaaatgctgcctgacccgctgagttacttcagcattttgtgtctatctccgatacCACCTCCGAAGTGTGTGAAGATTCAGCgtgtgagttggcccgggtggtCGAGGCACTTGGCAAATAATGGTTTCCTTTTCTGTTTAACTAGGGAATTGTTGTTAAATTAATAACCAAGAAACTTGGTGAAAAATATTACAAGAAGAAAGCAGTGATAAAGGTAATGTTCTATTTTGTGTATTGAGTGAAATGATCGAGTTGTAAATAGCAAAGCTTGTATCTCAATtaagtgatgtgatgtgaaggctttggagagggtgcagaacagGTTGACcacaatgatgcctggattagaggatggaTTGATAAGGAAAGGTGGATTGTTTTTGCATGagcgtcggaggctgaggggggacctgaaagaataatcataatcacactttattagctaagtatgttttgcaacatatgaggaatttgatttgccatacagtcatacagaaagcaacagaacacacaaaatacatttaacataaacatccaccacagtgactcctccacattcctcactgatcaAAGgcgaaagaaaaagttcaatctctcccttctttgtcctccagcggtcgggggcctcgaaccttccgttgacagatgatcttactcccgtagctggcAGCGGGCCTCCTTgttggggtgatcaagctcctgcatcgggtggggggggggggaggggagagagagagagagaatctcagctcccccgcccTGGGCGATCTaccctgggtcggggctagtTGAACATTGTgcagcttttggagcttcccgacgtcggtctcttgcccgagactgcgagctccttgatgttaaagtccgcaaggctgcggttggagcgttgatccctGGCAAGGATTTGGCTCCGATGGTAAGACAACGCCCCAAGGTGCGGCTCAAAGTCcctgctccacgatgttaggccgcagagcaaccggagatacgatccggaaaacaatcgcatctccggcaaggtaagagattgaaaaaagtttccccctcccccccccccgcataaaacaaaccagagaacattaacacaaactttttaaacacactaaaaataagaacaacaaaaaagaaaggacagacagactgtcggCGAGGTTGCCATTGAAGCACCACCTGGTGGAAAGGATCCAAGGTTATCAGAGACAGAgtgttgacagtcagaaccttttccccagggtggaaatgtcaaagtctagaggaCAAAGTTCTGAGGTGAGAGTGGTGCAGCTGACGTGCAGAgtagtgggtgtctggaacatactgccaggggCGGCTGGTGCAAGAGAGTTTTAGATCAGCatgaggatatggatcacatactggCAGAGGAGCATTGTTTGACATGGCATCAtgccagcacggacattgtgtgccaaagggcctgtccaagtTCCATGTAAAACCAGCTCCAACTGCGATAACTGGGTAGAGACAGAGATTTGGATGGGAAATGGTGTCATGGTGACTACACTCCAACAGTACATGAAGCTGTCCGTAATGACATGACGATGTGATAGGCCCCATGCAAACACAAGTTGGGAAACAAgctagggtggcgcagtggtcgagttgctgcctcgcagcgccagagacctgggttcaatcctgactacaggggcgctgtctgtacggagtttgtacgttctccctgtgaccacgtgggttttctccgggtgctccggcttcctcccacactcccaagacgtacaggtcgggaggttgattggcttcggtaaaattgtagcttgacccagtgtgtgggatactgcaagtgtacggggtgatcgttggtcggagcagactcggtggagaTACTATtcatgtgctgtatctctaatgtctaaagtaaagaaatgaaggaagaaatttaaatggggaaaaaaaaatcttaatgctGTGTGATTCACTTACACTGCAGGAAGTGCAAGAAAAGTATACAGCGATTATCAAAATGATCGATTCTGGAGACAAGCTGAAAGTTGACCAGACGCATTTGGAGACGGTCATCCCAGCCCCTGGTAAACCCGACGTTCTGAGTTTAATTGTTATCTTGTTTCCATGGGATTGCCCGTTAATGTTGTTGGCTGAACCTGCGCCTTCTGATTCCTATTCTAGGTAAGAAGCTACTCGTTGTCAATGGCGGTTACCGGGGAAACGAGGCCATTCTGAATTCCATACACGAACAAAGTTTCAGTGCCACAATAATAATCGATTCTGTAAGTTcacatacaccccctccccccatgggaAAGTTTAATTTCACCCTTCTGACCCTGAtatgtatttttaaatattgCGTTGATTTTAGGAGTAAACAGGAAAGGTCACGCAGTGTTGGTGTTCAAAGTAACGGGTGGTttattaaggtagacaaaagtgctggagaaactcagcgggtgaggcagcatctatgcagcgaaggaaataggcaatgtttcgggccgaaatccttcttcagactgatgtgagggttgggggggggggcggggcgggaagaggaaaggaaaggaaaggaagaggaggagccagtgggcagagggagagctgagaaggggaggagaaagtaaggactacctgaaattagagaagtcaatgttcataccgctgggggtgcaaactgcccaagtgaaatatgaggtgctgctcctccaatttacggtggtcctcactctggccacggaggaggctcaggacagaaaggtcggattattAAAACTGGTTAGCACCAGGAAGCCAGTCAAAGCTGACCTGCCTTGTGTTACTTTGGTGCGGTTTTTATATTCTCAGTTGACAAGGTTACTCAGAAACTTGACAGTGAAACGAGGGCtcaattacatccctgtttttgtatacaagccctcttgaaataaatgcgagtTCATGTTTTACAATCCTGAACGTGATTATTGTTTCTTCATAGGGACCTCTACAAGGACGGAAGGTTGAAAGTGTACAATACGAAGATATTTCAAAATTGGCTTAAAAAACTCTTCAGAGCTGCTTGCTTGATATTTTGACAGTTCAAAGCATCATGTTGGTGTCCAATGATTGTTCCCCCCAGTGCAAGCTCTACTGTGTCAGAGCTTTAGAACACATTCATCTCTAATGTATATTTTGCATTCCTCTGCTtcattctcctccccatctcaACCTATTAAGAGAATGTTATTCCTACTTCTTTATTTTTAGATGTGTTGagaatggcggggggggggggggggggggggggcggcagtggcgcagcgggtagagccactgtctcacaatgctagagacgtgggttcgatcctgacctcgggctgctgtctgtgtgaggtTTGCACGTTCCCACTGTGAATGCATGggcccagtttcatcccacatcccaaagacatgcgggtttctaggttaaatgactctctataaattgcccctagtgtggtaacatggaactaatgttgaTGGGTGATATCgaaggtcagtgcggactcgatgggccgaagggcctgtttccatgctgtatctctaaattgaactagACTCTGGCGAATACTACATTTGCAGGCTTTAGCTATTTGTGTTTTTGATAGGGCACAAATGTCAGTCAAACTTGTTAATTTATATATTTGGACGGGAAAGAATAAAGCTTTATTCTCAATTAAATAATGGTGATTGTTTGCTGATTATAAAATGATACATAGAACACTTATACATGCTCATCAGGTCTCTACCTTAATTAAATGTGCTAGTAACAGATTTTTTCTGATTTATCTTGCATAACCTAATGTCTACattgatagagacaaaatgctgcagtaactcagtgggtcaggcagcatctgtggagaaaaatgatgggtgacaatTCAAGACCCCCTTcagggtcccagcccgaaacgtcatctgccctttttctccagagatgctgcatgacccgctgagttactccagcactctctgtctatcttttgtataaatcccctcaaggtatgtctactttgaagaaatgtttaagaaggaattgcagatgctggaaaatcgaaggtagacaaaaatgctggagaaactcagcgggtgaggcagcatctatggagcgaaggcgataggcaatgtttcaggtcttgactcttatactcaaatccttgctcttatactcaaatccttttgctatgaatgctaacataccattcgctttcttcactgcctgctgcacctgcatgcctacttccaaTTTTCCGCATCGGCCACTATTCAGGTAATAGccaactttcctgtttttgccaccaaagtggataacctcacatttatccacattatactgcatctgccatgcatttgtccactcacccagcctatccaagtcaccttgcagtctcctagcatcctcctcacagctaacattgcccccctgcttcgtgtcttccgcaaacttggagacattgcattcaattccctcacccagatcattaatatatattgtaaatagctggggtcccagcactgagccttgcggtaccccactagtcactgcctgccattgtgaaaaggacccgtttactcctactcttagcttcctgtctgccaaccagttctctatccacatcaatactgaacctccaatactgtgtgctttatgtttgtatactaatctcttatgtgggaccttgtcgaaaaccttctgaaagtccagatataacacatccactggttctccttatCCACTCTCCCTTAATGAACTAATCAACACCTGGAATGTATGTGGACATGCTGAGCCCGA
Coding sequences:
- the kin gene encoding DNA/RNA-binding protein KIN17 isoform X3, whose translation is MASNVTACRNPTSDSFFWLPRTHSNLWIIFQRTKRVHNNVIYNEYISHREHVHMNATMWETLTDFTKWLGREGYCKVDETPKGWYIQYIDRDPETICRQQELEKKKKQELDDEERNAKFIEELVRRGKEGKEEEAPVFTELKRENEEEKVAFNLNKGQCASTPAPKSSSLGPNPLQAIPSVKRKEAGPASSSETKDKKKKSALDEIMEFEEQKKRSLRRDHWLHTGIVVKLITKKLGEKYYKKKAVIKEVQEKYTAIIKMIDSGDKLKVDQTHLETVIPAPGKKLLVVNGGYRGNEAILNSIHEQSFSATIIIDSGPLQGRKVESVQYEDISKLA